From a region of the Marmota flaviventris isolate mMarFla1 chromosome 13, mMarFla1.hap1, whole genome shotgun sequence genome:
- the Mlana gene encoding melanoma antigen recognized by T-cells 1 produces MPQEEAHFIYGNLRKGHSYSYITTEEAAGIGFLIVILGISLLIGCWYCRRRSGYRNLTDKSLHAGIQTNLRERCPYEGLGHQDSKLSFQNQNCDLQVSEAPPAYEKLSTGPSPPPYSP; encoded by the exons ATGCCACAAGAAGAGGCTCACTTCATCTATGGTAACCTCAGGAAGGGGCACAGTTATTCTTACATTACAACTGAAGA GGCTGCAGGGATTGGCTTCCTGATAGTGATCCTGGGAATTTCACTGCTCATCGGCTGCTGGTATTGTAGAAGACGAAGTGGATACAGAAACTTGACG GACAAAAGTCTTCATGCTGGAATTCAAACTAACTTGAGAGAAAGATGCCCATATGAAGGGCTTGGTCATCAGGACAGCAAACTGTCTTTTCAAAACCAAAACTGTGATCTTCAG GTCTCTGAGGCTCCTCCTGCTTATGAGAAACTTTCTACAGGACCGTCACCTCCACCTTACTCACCCTGA